A window of the Cicer arietinum cultivar CDC Frontier isolate Library 1 chromosome 6, Cicar.CDCFrontier_v2.0, whole genome shotgun sequence genome harbors these coding sequences:
- the LOC101501513 gene encoding probable amidase At4g34880 isoform X1 — protein MESALACSSFQFLCMITLLLLSFLSMQPTTSATEFSIKEATVQDIQLAFQKNQLTSRQLVEFYLNQIKLQNPILKGVLEVNPDALTQADVADKERKDKTAGSLSRLHGIPILVKDNIATKDKLNTTAGSFALLGSVVPRDAGVVTKLRKAGAIILGKATLSEWAHFRSFGAPSGWSARGGQGKNPYTLGEPCGSSSGSAISVAANLVTVSLGTETDGSILCPSSYNSVVGIKPTVGLTSRAGVVPISPRQDTVGPICRTVSDAVYVLETIAGVDTFDKATIEASKYIPKGGYAQYLKKDGLRGKRLGIVRQYYDFQDGTFLNETFKLHLETLRQRGAVLVDNLKIENIDEIMSDGSEEIALSFEFKLSLNSYLKDLVASPVKSLADVIAFNEKNSKLEKLEYGQDVMLQAEKTNGIGKAEKQALLNMTRLSKNGFEKLMKRKKLDAVVTPFSSFSNILAIGGYPGVSVPAGYEKNEPFGICFGGLKGSEPKLIEIAYSFEQATLIRKPPPIRKFGVVMV, from the exons ATGGAGTCAGCACTTGCTTGCTCTTCCTTCCAATTCCTTTGTATGATAACCCTTTTACTACTTTCATTCCTTTCAATGCAACCAACAACCTCAGCCACTGAATTCTCAATCAAAGAAGCAACCGTGCAAGACATCCAACTAGCTTTCCAAAAAAACCAATTAACATCAAGACAACTTGTTGAATTCTACCTCAACCAAATCAAACTCCAAAACCCAATTCTCAAAGGTGTCTTGGAGGTGAATCCAGATGCACTAACACAAGCAGATGTAGCTGACAAAGAGAGAAAGGATAAAACAGCAGGTTCTCTTTCAAGGTTGCATGGAATACCCATTTTGGTTAAGGATAATATTGCAACTAAGGATAAGTTGAATACCACTGCAGGATCTTTTGCACTTCTTGGATCAGTGGTGCCAAGAGATGCAGGTGTTGTTACCAAGTTAAGAAAAGCTGGAGCTATCATATTAGGGAAGGCCACCTTGAGTGAGTGGGCACATTTTAGGTCTTTTGGAGCTCCTAGTGGTTGGAGTGCCAGAGGTGGACAAGGAAAG AATCCATACACATTGGGTGAACCCTGTGGATCAAGTAGTGGATCAGCAATATCAGTAGCAGCAAATTTGGTGACCGTTTCACTTGGTACTGAAACCGACGGCTCCATTTTATGCCCTTCAAGTTATAACTCAGTTGTAGGCATCAAACCAACAGTTGGTCTCACTAGTAGAGCAGGTGTAGTTCCAATCAGCCCAAGGCAAGACACTGTTGG GCCAATTTGCAGGACTGTATCAGATGCTGTTTATGTTCTTGAAACCATAGCAGGTGTTGACACTTTTGATAAGGCAACAATTGAAGCATCAAAGTATATCCCAAAAGGCGGCTATGCTCAATATCTGAAGAAAGATGGACTAAGAGGAAAGAGATTAGGAATAGTGAGACAATACTATGATTTTCAAGACGGGACTTTTCTGAACGAAACTTTCAAGCTACATCTAGAAACATTAAG GCAAAGAGGCGCAGTTTTGGTTGACAATTTGAAGATCGAAAACATTGATGAAATTATGAGTGATGGAAGTGAAGAAATTGCTTTGAGTTTTGAATTCAAATTATCCTTGAATTCATACCTAAAAGACTTGGTTGCTTCACCAGTGAAAAGCTTGGCAGATGTGATAGCCTTTAACGAGAAAAACTCGAAATTG GAGAAACTTGAGTATGGCCAAGATGTCATGCTGCAAGCTGAGAAGACAAACGGAATTGGAAAAGCAGAGAAACAGGCATTATTGAACATGACAAGATTGTCAAAAAATGGGTTTGAGAAActcatgaaaagaaaaaaacttgaTGCTGTGGTAACACCTTTTTCATCCTTTAGTAACATACTTGCTATTGGAGGTTATCCTGGAGTGAGTGTTCCAGCAGGATATGAAAAGAATGAGCCATTTGGAATTTGCTTTGGAGGTTTGAAAGGGTCAGAGCCAAAGTTGATTGAAATTGCTTATTCATTTGAGCAAGCTACTTTGATCAGAAAACCACCTCCCATTAGGAAGTTTGGAGTAGTAATGGTTtag
- the LOC101502677 gene encoding 15-cis-zeta-carotene isomerase, chloroplastic-like, which produces MASTPLVFSSSFNKPLHHRHRPFHSFQSPSLHFKFKHTFHYSNCITDFPSNPKLLARASSEEHAELTDSSLVGEESATFEIKDQKLSSWFYFTLILGVVLFVLNVIWIDDSTGFGKAFVDSISGISDSHEVVMFVLILIFAGVHSGLACFRDIGEKLIGERAYRVLFAGTSLPLALTIIVYFINHRYDGLQLWQLQSVPGVHQLVWISNFISFLFLYPSTFNLLEVAAVDKPKLHLYETGIIRITRHPQMVGQVMWCVAHTIWIGNSVVVAASIALIGHHLFGVWNGDRRLAERYGEDFEIVKSRTSVVPFAAILDGRQKLPKDFYKEFLRLPYFTITAVTLGAYFAHPLMRAASFKLHW; this is translated from the exons ATGGCTTCAACACCTCTCGTCTTCTCTTCTTCCTTCAACAAACCACTCCATCATCGTCATCGACCTTTTCATTCCTTCCAATCTCCTTCTCTACACTTTAAATTCAAACATACCTTCCATTATTCCAACTGCATCACCGATTTCCCTTCAAATCCCAAACTACTCGCACGAGCTTCTTCTGAAGAACATGCCGAACTCACAGATTCTTCTTTGGTTGGTGAAGAGTCTGCAACTTTTGAAATTAAAGATCAGAAACTTTCTTCTTGGTTTTACTTCACTCTAATATTGGGAGTTGTGCTGTTTGTTCTTAATGTCATCTGGATTGATGATTCCACTGGGTTCGGTAAGGCCTTTGTTGATTCCATTTCAGGGATTTCAGATAGTCATGAG GTGGTAATGTTTGTCCTGATTCTCATATTTGCTGGTGTCCACAGTGGCCTTGCCTGTTTCCGTGACATCGGTGAGAAACTCATTGGAGAACGAGCTTACCGTGTTCTTTTTGCAGGGACATCACTACCTTTGGCTCTCACCATCATT GTGTATTTTATTAACCACAGATACGACGGACTTCAGCTGTGGCAGCTCCAAAGTGTTCCTGGAGTTCATCAACTTGTGTGGATTTCTAACTTCATCTCCTTCCTTTTCTTGTATCCTTCAACCTTTAACCTTTTAGAGGTTGCAGCAGTTGACAAGCCTAAGTTACATCTATATGAAACTGGAATCATAAGAATAACCAGACATCCACAG ATGGTTGGACAGGTTATGTGGTGTGTTGCTCATACAATTTGGATTGGAAATTCTGTGGTGGTTGCAGCTTCAATTGCTTTAATTGGACATCATTTATTTGGTGTTTGGAATGGAGATAGGCGTCTAGCTGAAAGATATGGTGAAGATTTTGAGATAGTTAAGAGTAGAACAAGTGTTGTCCCTTTTGCAGCAATACTTGATGGAAGACAAAAGTTACCAAAAGATTTCTACAAAGAGTTTCTTCGATTACCATATTTTACAATCACTGCTGTAACATTAGGAGCTTACTTTGCACATCCACTTATGCGAGCAGCTAGTTTCAAACTTCATTGGTAG
- the LOC101502041 gene encoding MACPF domain-containing protein At4g24290-like produces the protein MEVEECIAMVALESLGKGFDLASDFRLRFAKGIRGGANSNSSKRLVVLDENNKRDIFIPGVGGTTKIEGVSENIRCDKGDRIRFKSDVLEFNQMSELLNQKSAVQGKIPSGYFNALFDMSGDWLRDATDIKYLAFDGYFISLYYLHLTASPLVLQEEVKKSVPAQWDPASLSRFIQTYGTHIVVGMSVGGQDVICVKQKHSSKIPPGDIRRHLEDLGDFIFSDVRSPSSLQKKTADSKQKVPEVFNRVMQSNTMQFTSISETSSKDGLTIICSKRGGDVYKHSHSNWLQTVPSNPEAILFKFVPISSLLTGIPGSGYLSHAINLYLRYKPSPEDLQYFLEFQIPRQWAPMFCELPLRHQRRKTSSLSLQFCFFGPKLHISSTQVVSDQKPVVGLRMYLEGKKSDRLALHINHLSSLPNKMILSSGTPTSSIPSMWRGSDENESGDQFLEPIRWNRFSNVCTAVVKHDPNWLNDCGGVYIVTGAQLIAKGSWPRNVLHLRLLFTHITNCSIRKSEWGAAPETSRKSSFLTNLSTTFSFTQQSTIAPPKQAPTILNSGIYPNGPPCPVRAGKLLKYVETAEVLRGPHDAPGHWLVTAAKLVTEGGKIGLQVKFALLDYW, from the exons ATGGAGGTGGAAGAGTGTATTGCGATGGTGGCATTGGAATCTCTAGGTAAAGGTTTTGATTTGGCTAGTGATTTTCGTTTAAGGTTTGCTAAGGGAATTCGTGGGGGTGCTAATAGTAATAGTAGTAAGAGGTTAGTGGTGCTTGATGAAAACAATAAAAGGGATATTTTTATTCCTGGAGTTGGAGGAACCACTAAAATTGAAGGGGTTTCTGAGAATATTCGTTGTGATAAAGGCGATCGAATTCGCTTCAAGTCTGATGTACTTGAATTCAACCAG ATGTCTGAGTTGCTAAATCAAAAATCAGCAGTACAAGGAAAAATCCCTTCTGGATATTTTAATGCTCTTTTTGATATGAGTGGTGATTGGCTTCGTGACGCTACTGACATCAAATATCTTGCTTTTGATGggtattttatttctctctacTATCTGCACCTCACAGCTTCTCCACTTGTACTGCAAGAGGAAGTAAAAAAGTCTGTTCCAGCTCAGTGGGATCCAGCTTCACTGTCTAG GTTCATCCAGACATATGGTACTCACATAGTAGTAGGTATGTCTGTTGGAGGTCAAGATGTAATTTGTGTCAAACAAAAACATTCATCAAAGATTCCCCCCGGTGATATCAGGAGACATTTAGAGGATCTTGGAGATTTTATATTTTCGGATGTAAGAAGCCCTTCTTCACTACAGAAGAAGACGGCAGATAGTAAACAGAAG GTCCCTGAGGTCTTTAATCGTGTGATGCAATCAAACACAATGCAGTTTACCAGTATTTCAGAAACATCAAGCAAGGAC GGCCTCACTATTATTTGCTCCAAAAGAGGAGGAGATGTATACAAGCACAGTCACTCAAATTGGCTACAGACAGTGCCTTCTAATCCCGAAGCGATCTTATTCAAGTTTGTTCCTATTTCCTCACTTCTGACTGGAATTCCTGGAAGTGGCTATCTTAGTCATGCAATCAATTTATATTTGCGCT ATAAGCCTTCTCCTGAAGATTTGcaatattttttagagtttcaaATTCCAAGGCAATGGGCACCCATGTTTTGTGAACTGCCTCTCAGGCATCAGCGAAGAAAGACCTCTTCCCTTTCCCTGCAATTCTGTTTCTTTGGTCCAAAGCTTCATATTAGCTCTACTCAG GTGGTAAGTGATCAAAAACCCGTGGTTGGCCTCCGCATGTACTTGGAGGGCAAGAAAAGTGACAGACTTGCTTTACATATAAATCATCTTTCGAGCCTCCCAAACAAGATGATCCTCTCTTCAGGTACCCCAACCTCGAGCATACCATCTATGTGGCGAGGATCCGATGAAAATGAATCCGGTGACCAATTTCTAGAACCAATCAGATGGAACAGATTCTCAAACGTGTGTACAGCCGTGGTCAAGCATGACCCTAACTGGCTGAACGATTGTGGAGGTGTTTACATTGTAACTGGTGCACAACTCATTGCCAAAGGGAGTTGGCCGAGAAATGTGCTCCATCTGCGTCTTCTCTTTACTCATATAACCAACTGCAGTATACGGAAGTCAGAGTGGGGTGCCGCGCCAGAGACTTCAAGAAAATCGTCTTTCCTCACAAATTTAAGCACAACATTTTCATTCACACAGCAAAGTACTATTGCTCCACCAAAGCAGGCCCCAACCATACTTAACTCTGGCATTTATCCAAATGGTCCACCTTGTCCTGTTCGCGCCGGTAAACTACTTAAATATGTAGAGACAGCTGAGGTTTTGCGAGGCCCTCATGATGCTCCTGGTCATTGGTTGGTTACAGCTGCTAAGCTTGTGACTGAGGGTGGTAAGATAGGATTGCAGGTAAAGTTTGCATTGTTAGATTATTGGTGA
- the LOC101501513 gene encoding probable amidase At4g34880 isoform X2 → MESALACSSFQFLCMITLLLLSFLSMQPTTSATEFSIKEATVQDIQLAFQKNQLTSRQLVEFYLNQIKLQNPILKGVLEVNPDALTQADVADKERKDKTAGSFALLGSVVPRDAGVVTKLRKAGAIILGKATLSEWAHFRSFGAPSGWSARGGQGKNPYTLGEPCGSSSGSAISVAANLVTVSLGTETDGSILCPSSYNSVVGIKPTVGLTSRAGVVPISPRQDTVGPICRTVSDAVYVLETIAGVDTFDKATIEASKYIPKGGYAQYLKKDGLRGKRLGIVRQYYDFQDGTFLNETFKLHLETLRQRGAVLVDNLKIENIDEIMSDGSEEIALSFEFKLSLNSYLKDLVASPVKSLADVIAFNEKNSKLEKLEYGQDVMLQAEKTNGIGKAEKQALLNMTRLSKNGFEKLMKRKKLDAVVTPFSSFSNILAIGGYPGVSVPAGYEKNEPFGICFGGLKGSEPKLIEIAYSFEQATLIRKPPPIRKFGVVMV, encoded by the exons ATGGAGTCAGCACTTGCTTGCTCTTCCTTCCAATTCCTTTGTATGATAACCCTTTTACTACTTTCATTCCTTTCAATGCAACCAACAACCTCAGCCACTGAATTCTCAATCAAAGAAGCAACCGTGCAAGACATCCAACTAGCTTTCCAAAAAAACCAATTAACATCAAGACAACTTGTTGAATTCTACCTCAACCAAATCAAACTCCAAAACCCAATTCTCAAAGGTGTCTTGGAGGTGAATCCAGATGCACTAACACAAGCAGATGTAGCTGACAAAGAGAGAAAGGATAAAACAGCAG GATCTTTTGCACTTCTTGGATCAGTGGTGCCAAGAGATGCAGGTGTTGTTACCAAGTTAAGAAAAGCTGGAGCTATCATATTAGGGAAGGCCACCTTGAGTGAGTGGGCACATTTTAGGTCTTTTGGAGCTCCTAGTGGTTGGAGTGCCAGAGGTGGACAAGGAAAG AATCCATACACATTGGGTGAACCCTGTGGATCAAGTAGTGGATCAGCAATATCAGTAGCAGCAAATTTGGTGACCGTTTCACTTGGTACTGAAACCGACGGCTCCATTTTATGCCCTTCAAGTTATAACTCAGTTGTAGGCATCAAACCAACAGTTGGTCTCACTAGTAGAGCAGGTGTAGTTCCAATCAGCCCAAGGCAAGACACTGTTGG GCCAATTTGCAGGACTGTATCAGATGCTGTTTATGTTCTTGAAACCATAGCAGGTGTTGACACTTTTGATAAGGCAACAATTGAAGCATCAAAGTATATCCCAAAAGGCGGCTATGCTCAATATCTGAAGAAAGATGGACTAAGAGGAAAGAGATTAGGAATAGTGAGACAATACTATGATTTTCAAGACGGGACTTTTCTGAACGAAACTTTCAAGCTACATCTAGAAACATTAAG GCAAAGAGGCGCAGTTTTGGTTGACAATTTGAAGATCGAAAACATTGATGAAATTATGAGTGATGGAAGTGAAGAAATTGCTTTGAGTTTTGAATTCAAATTATCCTTGAATTCATACCTAAAAGACTTGGTTGCTTCACCAGTGAAAAGCTTGGCAGATGTGATAGCCTTTAACGAGAAAAACTCGAAATTG GAGAAACTTGAGTATGGCCAAGATGTCATGCTGCAAGCTGAGAAGACAAACGGAATTGGAAAAGCAGAGAAACAGGCATTATTGAACATGACAAGATTGTCAAAAAATGGGTTTGAGAAActcatgaaaagaaaaaaacttgaTGCTGTGGTAACACCTTTTTCATCCTTTAGTAACATACTTGCTATTGGAGGTTATCCTGGAGTGAGTGTTCCAGCAGGATATGAAAAGAATGAGCCATTTGGAATTTGCTTTGGAGGTTTGAAAGGGTCAGAGCCAAAGTTGATTGAAATTGCTTATTCATTTGAGCAAGCTACTTTGATCAGAAAACCACCTCCCATTAGGAAGTTTGGAGTAGTAATGGTTtag
- the LOC101502372 gene encoding rho GDP-dissociation inhibitor 1-like, with translation MSAAVGAVSTTKDVTFNVHLEEEHKNKGTNKVGGELDKIPCSDDGVNYDYVEEIEQEEDEDTKLELDLGPQFSLKEQLEKDKDDESLRKWKEQLLGNVDVSAVGEKIEPEVKIVSLTIICPGRSEIILPIPFTTDSKKTIFTLKEGSQYRLKFSFTVSNNIVSGLKYTNVVWKTGVRVDKTKKMLGTYSPQQEPYTYELEEEMTPSGLFARGTYSARTKFVDDDRKCYLDASYRFEIQKNWPAPL, from the exons ATGTCTGCTGCTGTAGGAGCTGTGTCCACTACCAAAGATGTTACCTTTAATGTTCATTTGGAAGAAGAGCACAAAAACAAAGGAACCAACAAGGTTGGTGGGGAATTAGACAAGATTCCTTGTAGTGATGATGGTGTTAACTATGATTATGTTGAGGAAATTGAGCAAGAGGAAGATGAAGACACCAAGTTGGAATTGGATCTTGGCCCTCAGTTTTCTCTCAAGGAACAGCTTGAGAAAGATAAA GATGATGAAAGTTTGAGGAAATGGAAAGAGCAACTTCTAGGAAATGTTGATGTGTCTGCTGTTGGAG AGAAAATAGAGCCAGAAGTGAAGATAGTGAGCCTCACCATTATATGCCCAGGAAGGTCTGAAATCATATTGCCAATTCCATTCACAACTGATTCCAAAAAGACTATATTCACTCTCAAGGAAGGAAGCCAATACAGGCTTAAATTCTCCTTCACTGTCTCCAACAACATTGTATCTGGCCTCAAATACACTAATGTAGTTTGGAAAACTGGGGTTAGAG TGGACAAGACAAAGAAAATGTTAGGAACTTATAGCCCACAGCAGGAACCATATACATATGAATTGGAAGAAGAAATGACCCCTTCAGGCTTGTTTGCTAGGGGAACCTATTCAGCAAGAACCAAG TTTGTAGATGATGATCGCAAATGCTACTTGGATGCTAGTTATCGTTTTGAGATTCAGAAGAATTGGCCTGCACCCCTATGA